A single window of Candidatus Aminicenantes bacterium DNA harbors:
- a CDS encoding PadR family transcriptional regulator: MKEDKETAQRGHLPLSEATYCILLALAEPLHGYGIMQKVEAGSAGAVRIGPGTLYGALTTLGKEKLITRFDEVDRRKRYALTEKGRRVLAAELARLRLLTHLGDTVLGSRSSGTKAK, translated from the coding sequence ATGAAAGAAGACAAAGAGACGGCCCAGCGGGGCCACCTGCCGCTGAGCGAAGCCACCTACTGCATCCTGCTGGCCCTGGCCGAACCCCTGCACGGCTACGGCATCATGCAAAAAGTGGAAGCCGGCAGCGCCGGCGCCGTGCGCATCGGGCCCGGCACCCTTTACGGCGCACTGACCACCCTGGGAAAAGAGAAGCTCATCACCCGCTTCGACGAGGTGGACAGGCGCAAGCGCTACGCCCTGACCGAAAAGGGGCGCCGCGTGCTCGCCGCCGAGCTGGCCCGGCTGCGCCTGCTGACCCATCTGGGCGATACGGTCCTGGGCTCCCGCTCCTCTGGGACAAAAGCAAAATGA